The Elaeis guineensis isolate ETL-2024a chromosome 3, EG11, whole genome shotgun sequence region aatttatattttttaaaataaatattttttaaataatatttatataaaaaataatttatttatattttttatatattaaaaattaacttaaaaatataTTGTCTATGTCcatttatatttttagttttctaaataaattattaaaatttattcatattttttataatattttttatatttttaagttcgaaaaaaatgaataattgagatattggacattGAATGATGAAGGATATTAAAAATGAAGATGGGACATCTTACGAAATAAAATTAAGTGTTTACTTTACTAACTGATGAATAATTCAATCATTTTATagctaaatattatttataaaaaaatattttatttattttaaaaaatataaaaatatgaataaattgatcaataaaaaattttattcaaccaaaaataatatatatatatatatatatatatatatatatatatatatatatatatatatatatatatagtaaaatatAAAGTACAAAACAGTATTATATCCGGCAACATATGGGAGCTATTACAAAAGTTGAGGTGGTGCGACCAGAACTAGCGTGAACTTGAGGACGTGCAAATGACATTACCGGGACTAAATTAAAATGTATTGTATTACATGATTCAACGCATTAATTCCATAGATTTCATTCTTCTCTTAAAATATATGACAGTCTCTACCAATTGCACAGGTCCCTAGTCCCTGAATCATGAGCTTCAAAGTTGAGTTCCAGTGTAGAAGTAGATGAATCATGCTAGAAAATGAGCTTGCATCGCAAATGAACAACGATAAAAGCATTGGCTGGAGTTTGCCATTCTCTACGGCATCTTAAGAGGGGCCTTTCGTGGTAATGGCAAAGCCAAGCTAAATGCCAAGAAAGGAGACATAAACCAAAGACTAAGTTGGAACGACTTACTTCCATAAAGATAAAATGCATGCGCCCAAGCCTTAAGTTCCTTCTAATTGGCACCAAAAAGATAGCATCGCCAAAATTCGATATTTTAGTTCTAAAAATCTTGAATGACCATCATATGACGGAATTTTGTGCACCTGGATAAACGAAGATAAACAATGGTCATACTGAACCACTAGTTTGCTTCAATGATCACtttgaaacttcttaaatttaagAGGTACTaaatgaaattggccatgaaTTGCCGGGATATTATAAATAATGTTTATAtatgattttatttgaattttttgtacAAAGATATATGAGACTTTTTTCCTGGATAGATGAAATAGGCGACACAATGTGGTGTAGCCTTCCACCAATATATCTAGTCTCCAAAACCTGATAAAGATGAAATTCGAACCCAAGTTACTTGGTACACCTGAGAAAGATGAGAGGTTTAATTGAAATTAGTTTTCAAACTCATCCAAAGATTTGTTTTAAATCATGTCATGCCTTTAGAATTTAAAACATTGTAACCTATTTGATTCTTCTAGCAAATTTTGACGCATATGATTTACACTTATATGATTTGGATTTTATTTACCAGACAAATTGGTTTAGGTTCGCACCACAGAACTCAATCTTAATCATGGTTAGGAGCTTCTCCAAGAAAATTGATTTAAATGGTTATCTTAGTCCACCTTATAGATCATGAGCCTTGCCTTGTTCTTCTTTGAGAATAGAATGCGAAATTGTTGATGCTCGATTGTGTTCTCAAGGGTTCTACACCGAGttagttttttaaaaattgatctcAAATGGCCAATGAATGCAAAATGGAGTGGTCAAAGGAGGCTATCCACATGGGTTCTCTGAATGCAAAAAATATTTGGTGAGAATGAAGCCCAACAACTCCACGTCTATAAttagtaattatttttattataaatattatatatagtaTTACGGTCAAATGCTCGTGACtcagtatataaaatattatctattTTGCCTTATGATCTCACAGTTTTGCCTTTCAACCCTTCAAAAGGTGTCTAATGTAGAAAAGATGGTCATTTCTTATATAATCCAAAATCTTCTTAATTTACAATCAACGTGGgactaatgatattttttttacaccacAAGATAATCCTTCAGTCAAGAAAGAGTCTGTATACGGACAGTTCCTTATTTCTATCACAGATTGTATATGGACAGAAAGAGTCCCATAGTTATAGGAGTGGTCTCCTACCTGGTATGTCATTATTGTGGCCAAGAGCGCATGATATTATTTGCTTTAGTCCATGAGCGTTTTGCTTTTCAAAAGATACCTTACGTGGGAAGAATGGTTCCTTCTTATATAAGCCAGAGGCCTTTTTGACTCATAACCAATGCGGAACTAATGATACCCTCCCTTCTACACTACAACATATATCATTTCTGTTTACTTCTTTTCATATTTATTCGATAAGAATTATATTCTTGTTTATTCGGTCAAGAATATTGTACATTATATTGTTTATTATAGTTATATGCTATATTTAAATAACGGACAACTAGCATTTATGCGCAaggataataatttttatataaaaatagttTTATATGACTATAGAAGctgaattagaatttttttattataatacatTTTAGAAAAAGATTATTTTCTTCCATGGTGGGATTAAGGAAAAAAAggttatttttatgatatggtGTACTCATTATTCTTGTGGTCTGCTTGGATGAATGGACCATCTATTCTATTAGATTTATGGAACGGGCCAATAAAATTAGTTAGATAATAAGTTTACAGATTAGGTTAGGTTTACATCCATAATTATCTAAGATTGATTTTGAAGTGGGTTTGATCCAAATCCTGCAACCTATTGGGATCTTTTTTTCTATTGTGGATATTAGTTTGTCCAGCTTGTATGTCTATTATCTAACTAATTTTATTGGCTCAATCCatgaatccaaaaaaattttaatctatttatcCAAACATATTTTAATAGGTTTTTTCTTAATTTTGAAGAGAATAGAGTTTTCTCTCTCCTTTGTTTTAATGAGTATAGGCAGAGGAGATTGAGATTTCTTTGAAAACGGTTGTCAGTTTGGGCTGCCCTACTCTCCAGCAAAGACCGGGCCAGCCCAACGAGCCCATTAACAAGGTAACAAGTCCAGGGTTAGGGTTTTGGTCCTCTATAAAAGGCGGTAGCTTCCGGTTCTTAAATTTCTAGAGGCGAAGGCGGGAGACGGCGAGGGAGAACAAGAACCAGCGATGGTTCACGTTAGCTTCTACCGGAATTGTAAGCCTTCTTCTCTCCCCCGTCTCTTTCACTCTTTTGGGTTCCAATCTCTCTTCGGCGATCTACCCTTTGTATAATCTTCAATCGGTTTCGGTCTATTCAAACTCTTAGATCCTATGTCCCCAATTTTTGATCCCTTTTTACGCTTTCTTGAATCGATCTGAACTCATAGGTTAGTGTAACTGAATATATTTGTAATTTTTGGAACTTTGGATCCAGTTTGCCAGGATTATGAGATGTTTTCCTCTATGATTCAACTATTATTCTAGTGTAATTGATGAAAACCCTAGTTTGGATTTTGTTTTGTGCGTTGATTTTTGGGAACGATAACAAATGTGAATTATTTGCAGATGGGAAGACCTTCAAGAAGCCCCGCCGGCCCTACGAGAAGGAGCGGCTGGACGCCGAGTTGAAGCTCGTCGGTGAGTACGGGCTCCGGTGCAAGAGGGAGCTGTGGAGGGTCCAATACTCTCTTAGCCGGATCCGGAACGCAGCGAGGGAGCTCTTGACGCTGGACGAGAAGAACCCTCGCCGGATCTTTGAGGGAGAGGCCCTCCTCCGCCGCATGAACCGGTATGGGCTTCTCGACGAGAACCAGAACAAGCTGGATTATGTTCTGGCTCTCACCGTGGAGAACTTTCTTGAGCGCCGGCTCCAGACGCTCGTGTTCAAGTCTGGGATGGCAAAATCTATTCACCATGCCAGGGTCCTTATCAGGCAGCGTCACATCAGGTTTGCTCTCTGACTTCTAGCTATTCTCGTTATTATTGGGAattcttattattttaaaataataattatagatcataattttcTTAGATTTGCCCCATTCTTAGCATCTTGTCAGTAATTgtttgttctcttttttttttgcttctggtATGTTGTTAGTTAGtgataaagaaaaattatttgatgGATCAGCAACTGCTTGCAGCCTGAACTAGATTGACTTATATTTGGCAAATTATCAAATGGCCTACTGTGGAGGGGTTGCTTGCTGCACCACATTTTATTATTTTGTCTTTCTAGTTGTTTGCTAGTTATGTCGAGTCTTCTTT contains the following coding sequences:
- the LOC105041716 gene encoding small ribosomal subunit protein uS4y — protein: MVHVSFYRNYGKTFKKPRRPYEKERLDAELKLVGEYGLRCKRELWRVQYSLSRIRNAARELLTLDEKNPRRIFEGEALLRRMNRYGLLDENQNKLDYVLALTVENFLERRLQTLVFKSGMAKSIHHARVLIRQRHIRVGRQVVNIPSFLVRVDSAKHIDFSLTSPFGGGRPGRVKRKNQKAAAKKAAGGDGDEDDEE